The proteins below come from a single Rosa rugosa chromosome 2, drRosRugo1.1, whole genome shotgun sequence genomic window:
- the LOC133728327 gene encoding protein FLX-like 1, which translates to MSGRNRGPPHAGLPPPMHEVPYGRGHGPMPHPALLEEMRESQHGMGPRSLPPHPAIIEEHLAAQLQDIQGLLVDNQRLAATHVALKQELEAAQFELQRMAYHVDSMRSDKDVQMRDLYDKSVRLEMDLRGVEAMRAELLQVRADIKELTVARQELSGQAQAMTQDLARINADLQQAPILRAEIESMKQELQRARAAIEYEKKGYAENYEHGQVMEKNLISMARELEKLRAEIANTEKRARASAAVGNPSGGYNANYGNPEAGYAGNPYPATYGMNPVQGGAENFPQYPMPGSWGAYDMQRAQGHR; encoded by the exons ATGTCTGGAAGAAATCGTGGACCACCTCATGCTGGACTACCTCCTCCCATGCATGAAGTGCCGTATGGAAGAGGACATGGGCCGATGCCCCATCCTGCATTACTTGAGGAAATGAGAGAATCCCAGCATGGAATGGGTCCCAGATCACTGCCCCCTCACCCTGCGATAATTGAGGAGCATCTCGCGGCCCAGCTTCAAGATATTCAAGGTCTTCTAGTTGATAACCAGAGGCTGGCTGCGACTCATGTTGCCCTTAAGCAGGAATTGGAAGCTGCCCAATTTGAGTTGCAACGCATGGCTTACCATGTTGATTCAATGCGGTCAGACAAGGATGTTCAAATGAGAGATTTGTATGACAAGTCTGTGCGTTTGGAAATGGATCTTCGTGGTGTTGAGGCTATGCGGGCTGAGCTTCTTCAGGTTCGCGCTGATATCAAGGAACTCACTGTTGCAAGGCAAGAGCTCTCTGGCCAGGCGCAAGCGATGACCCAAGATTTGGCTAGAATTAATGCTGACTTGCAACAGGCACCAATATTAAGAGCAGAAATTGAATCTATGAAACAAGAACTGCAACGTGCTAG AGCTGCCATTGAGTATGAAAAGAAAGGGTATGCAGAGAATTATGAGCATGGTCAGGTAATGGAGAAGAACTTGATCTCAATGGCTAGGGAGCTGGAGAAACTTCGTGCAGAAATTGCTAATACTGAGAAGAGGGCACGTGCTTCAGCTGCTGTTGGAAATCCCAGTGGAGGTTACAATGCAAATTATGGTAATCCTGAAGCTGGATATGCAGGAAATCCTTATCCTGCCACCTATGGCATGAATCCT GTACAGGGTGGTGCTGAAAATTTTCCTCAGTATCCTATGCCTGGTTCTTGGGGTGCATACGACATGCAACGAGCTCAGGGACACCGATAA
- the LOC133728324 gene encoding putative F-box/FBD/LRR-repeat protein At4g26350, producing the protein MDSESKRQQQGVDRISALPDALVCHILSFLPTIYAVWTTLLSRRWNKLWRSLRNLDFNDVDFPTKRTDRFMKFVGCVLSFRGSSDIRKICLHIHHCENFSTGDFSRVQRWIRAAIRHNIVELDLSLWFQYRKNDEFQMPLSLFKCKTLEVLSLHSNCITYPAATGGCFPCLKVLYVSDFDDDSMQKLFSHFPVLEELTIDAHLSFYNVLNIKISAPELKTLRILLDYPSNNYKRPNNIFINAPKLENLEVTDGVLTNYNLESAKCPERTRIVYNDRCLIADDVCFRDKDDVFEDEAPRFTNRAAALLTKVHNVKFLSLDARPKCLEAWCVPALENLVKLELALRDCYNWGLLTELLKRSPKLEYLGMEHRNTSFDEWEIPECKWNPPEFVPICLSSSLKTICVKGFKGGQHEMEVAKYLLKYGEVLNTMIISTKNRFNRQDGHPYKTEEELCEEFHVCQKGSKICQVNLIYDAGSYFY; encoded by the exons ATGGATTCGGAGTCAAAGCGTCAACAACAAGGAGTTGATAGAATTAGTGCATTGCCAGATGCACTTGTTTGCCACATACTGTCATTCCTTCCTACAATATATGCTGTGTGGACCACCCTTCTGTCTAGGAGATGGAACAAGTTATGGAGGTCTCTTCGCAATTTGGACTTCAATGACGTAGACTTCCCTACCAAGAGGACTGATCGTTTTATGAAATTTGTTGGTTGTGTACTTTCCTTCCGTGGCTCATCAGACATTCGAAAAATCTGTCTTCACATCCACCATTGTGAGAACTTCAGTACTGGGGATTTCTCTCGCGTTCAGAGGTGGATTCGTGCTGCCATTAGGCATAATATTGTTGAACTTGATCTTTCTCTTTGGTTTCAGTATCGCAAGAATGATGAGTTTCAAATGCCTCTAAGCCTTTTCAAATGCAAAACACTTGAGGTTTTGTCATTGCATTCAAATTGCATTACCTACCCTGCTGCTACAGGAGGGTGTTTCCCATGCCTCAAGGTCCTCTATGTATCAGATTTTGATGATGATTCAATGCAGAAACTTTTTTCTCACTTCCCTGTGCTCGAAGAGTTGACTATTGATGCACACCTTAGTTTTTACAATGTTTTGAATATCAAAATCTCTGCACCTGAATTGAAGACGCTGAGAATATTGTTGGACTATCCCAGCAACAACTATAAGCGTCCCAACAACATTTTTATCAATGCCCCGAAGCTGGAGAACCTTGAAGTCACAGATGGTGTTTTAACAAATTACAATTTGGAGAGTGCAAAATGTCCAGAAAGAACTAGGATTGTATATAATGACAGATGTCTGATTGCTGATGATGTTTGCTTTCGAGATAAAGATGATGTATTTGAAGATGAAGCTCCGAGATTCACTAACCGCGCAGCTGCTTTACTTACAAAAGTTCACAATGTTAAATTTCTGTCTCTTGATGCTCGTCCTAAATGTTTGGAG GCTTGGTGTGTACCTGCTTTGGAAAACTTGGTCAAACTGGAGCTGGCTCTTCGGGACTGCTACAACTGGGGATTGCTAACAGAGTTGCTGAAGAGATCACCTAAGCTGGAATATCTTGGCATGGAACATAGA AACACCAGTTTTGATGAATGGGAGATCCCAGAGTGTAAATGGAATCCACCCGAGTTTGTGCCTATTTGTTTGTCATCAAGCCTTAAGACTATCTGCGTAAAGGGATTCAAAGGAGGGCAGCATGAGATGGAAGTTGCAAAGTACTTGTTAAAATACGGTGAAGTTTTGAATACCATGATTATTTCAACCAAGAATCGGTTCAATAGGCAGGATGGTCATCCATATAAAACGGAGGAAGAGCTATGCGAGGAATTTCATGTGTGTCAAAAGGGTTCAAAGATTTGCCAAGTTAACTTGATTTATGATGCAGGTTCATATTTCTATTGA
- the LOC133728325 gene encoding probable sodium/metabolite cotransporter BASS1, chloroplastic encodes MQSSLSYVHGNRAFRFQVNPNPISNQSPLRATKLPSKPSPSSSIQLALRSHSHSQSPSLQNPKWPLPSTPFSSIAATTKKPQSSVAPVRSGISSNSFSANGKRSFRDWVEAVSEAVSNAFPIWVALGCLLGLISPGSFNWVTPKLNFFGLTLTMLGMGMTLTFNDLRDALAMPKELFSGFFLQYSVMPLSGYFVSKLLNLPSHYAAGLILVGCCPGGTASNIVTYIARGNVALSVLMTAASTISAVIMTPFLTAKLAGQYVAVDATGMLFSTLQVVLLPVMAGAFLNQYFQGLVKFVSPLMPPIAVTTVGVLCGNAIAQSSSAILKSGLQVVLASSLLHASGFFFGYVLSRLLGLDVASSRTISIEVGMQNSVLGLVLATQHFGNPLTAVPCAVSSVSHSIIGSALAGIWRRSVPKKEE; translated from the exons atgcaGTCGTCACTTTCATACGTCCATGGCAACAGAGCCTTCAGATTCCAAGTAAACCCAAACCCCATTTCGAACCAATCACCACTCAGAGCTACTAAACTCCCATCCAAACCATCACCTTCCTCCTCTATTCAACTCGCACTAAGATCCCACTCTCACTCCCAATCACCGTCTCTCCAAAACCCCAAATGGCCCCTGCCCTCAACTCCCTTCTCCTCCATTGCAGCCACCACAAAGAAGCCGCAGTCGTCAGTGGCTCCAGTTCGTTCAGGCATTTCGTCGAACAGCTTCAGTGCCAATGGCAAAAGGAGCTTCAGGGACTGGGTTGAAGCGGTGAGTGAGGCTGTCTCCAATGCATTTCCGATATGGGTTGCTTTGGGGTGCCTCCTGGGCCTCATCAGTCCCGGTTCCTTCAACTGGGTCACACCCAAGCTCAATTTTTTCGGCTTAACGCTCACTATGCTTGGAATGGGTATGACCCTCACTTTCAATGACCTCAGGGACGCTTTGGCTATGCCCAAGGAGTTGTTCTCTGGCTTCTTTCTTCAGTACTCG gtgaTGCCTTTATCAGGATATTTTGTGAGCAAGCTTTTGAATCTGCCATCGCATTATGCAGCTGGTTTGATATTGGTTGGGTGCTGCCCGGGTG GAACAGCAAGTAACATTGTCACTTATATTGCACG TGGAAATGTGGCACTTTCAGTGTTAATGACAGCAGCGAGCACTATATCAGCCGTG ATCATGACCCCTTTTCTCACGGCCAAACTTGCTGGTCAATATGTTGCAGTAGATGCAACTGGGATGTTATTCTCAACACTGCAG GTTGTGCTTCTTCCTGTGATGGCCGGTGCATTTCTGAATCAGTACTTCCAAGGTCTGGTTAAATTTGTCTCCCCCTTGATGCCACCCATTGCTGTGACAACAGTAGGTGTTCTTTGTGGGAACGCAATTGCCCAAAGTTCCTCCGCAATCCTCAAGTCTGGTCTACAAGTTGTGCTAGCTTCCTCCCTTCTGCATGCATCTGGATTTTTCTTTGGTTACGTGCTTTCAAGGTTACTTGGGCTTGATGTGGCATCATCAAGGACTATCTCAATTGAGGTTGGCATGCAG AATTCGGTGCTTGGACTTGTTCTAGCTACTCAGCACTTTGGAAATCCTCTTACTGCAGTACCATGCGCTGTTTCCAGCGTTTCCCATTCAATCATCGGTAGTGCCTTGGCAGGAATATGGAGACGGAGCGTGCCGAAAAAGGAAGAATGA
- the LOC133732722 gene encoding uncharacterized protein LOC133732722, protein MDPHFHGLPPLKRFRLMQQQQSQHRHDVVLPILPAKKRKETREKPIFPDPTPATFAVSTYSLPAKKRVWALPPDLVPEKPVSELDLNLEYKPDLGEEFEAAVGKLEECTEGVCENASEKSPEDSGGEEECEDEDGIFCAVCKSTDGDPSDPIVFCDGCDLMVHATCYGNPLVKGIPEGDWFCSQCSGSSEASQSNESFSCCLCPGKGGAMKPTGDGRWAHIVCALYVPEVFFKDPEGREGIDCSKVPKRRWKERCYVCKSASGCAIQCSEIKCPLAFHVTCGLNEDLCIEYREGRKGDIVAGFCRTHTDLWEKQQESGKFKIVARKD, encoded by the exons ATGGATCCCCACTTCCATGGCCTACCTCCTCTCAAAAGATTCAGACTCATGCAGCAGCAACAGAGCCAGCACCGCCACGACGTCGTTTTGCCCATTCTTCCGGCGAAGAAGAGAAAGGAGACGAGGGAAAAACCCATTTTCCCTGACCCAACTCCCGCCACCTTCGCTGTCTCCACCTACTCGTTGCCGGCGAAGAAGAGGGTGTGGGCGCTTCCGCCGGATTTAGTCCCCGAGAAGCCGGTTTCCGAGTTGGATTTGAATCTTGAGTACAAGCCGGATCTCGGGGAAGAGTTCGAGGCTGCAGTGGGGAAACTTGAAGAATGCACGGAAGGTGTTTGTGAAAATGCCTCAGAGAAGAGCCCGGAAGATTCGGGCGGTGAGGAAGAGTGTGAGGATGAGGATGGGATTTTTTGTGCTGTTTGTAAGAGCACAGATGGAGATCCGTCAGATCCGATTGTGTTCTGTGATGGGTGTGATCTGATGGTTCATGCCACCTGCTATGGCAATCCCCTTGTGAAGGGTATTCCAGAGGGGGATTGGTTCTGCTCGCAATGCTCCGGTTCTTCTGAGGCTTCACAGTCCAATGAGTCTTTCTCTTGCTGTCTGTGTCCTGGCAAAGGTGGAGCAATGAAGCCAACTGGAGATGGCCGGTGGGCACATATTGTGTGCGCGCTTTATGTTCCTGAGGTGTTCTTTAAGGACCCGGAAGGCCGAGAGGGGATTGATTGCTCAAAGGTTCCCAAAAGGAGGTGGAAAGAGAGATGTTATGTCTGCAAGAGCGCAAGTGGGTGTGCTATTCAGTGCTCGGAGATCAAATGCCCTTTGGCGTTCCATGTGACTTGTGGGTTGAACGAGGATCTTTGCATAGAGTACAGGGAAGGAAGGAAGGGTGATATTGTAGCTGGGTTTTGCAGAACCCACACTGATTTGTGGGAAAAG CAACAAGAATCTGGGAAGTTCAAGATTGTGGCTAGAAAAGACTGA